A DNA window from Hevea brasiliensis isolate MT/VB/25A 57/8 chromosome 2, ASM3005281v1, whole genome shotgun sequence contains the following coding sequences:
- the LOC110672933 gene encoding uncharacterized protein LOC110672933: MRRSLLKNLSVYTRNVLHSSSNAGPKIPNPSLPNFTRSALRLYSSGENPTSPSPESTLLAQLKKKDDSVEVEDVSNKELKELMDKYFKGDEEVLPSIMEKILHRRLSGKHEETDDELMEEFRMKPLDDVKDKEFESDFEELYQTDEEIDDLYNAKEHVTKKMVKDEYFNMDDKKWDEMIKEAMQHGFLKNTRKCEEILQDMLSWDKLLPDGIKEKVEKKYNELGDMCERGEVEAGEAYKLFKQFEDEIVMEYEKRMEAKGPPQFDETMMPDKKEDLDDPQAEGPILRWQTRVVLAPGGDAWHPKNRKVKMAITVKELGLSKHQFRRLRELVGKRYHPGRDELTITSERFEHREENRKDCLRTLFSLIEEAGKANKLAEDARASYVKQRLKANPAFMERLQAKIRKQVSNTISA, encoded by the exons ATGAGACGATCTCTGCTAAAAAATCTCTCTGTTTACACTCGAAATGTTCTTCATTCCTCTTCAAATGCCGGCCCCAAAATCCCTAATCCTTCTCTCCCCAATTTTACTCGGTCCGCGCTCAGGCTTTACTCGTCCGGTGAAAACCCGACATCACCATCCCCTGAATCAACGCTGCTAGCACAACTCAAAAAGAAGGATGATTCTGTCGAGGTTGAGGATGTCAGTAACAAAG AGCTGAAAGAGCTAATGGATAAGTACTTCAAGGGGGATGAGGAGGTGCTTCCTTCAATTATGGAAAAAATTTTACACAGGAGGTTGTCCGGAAAGCATGAGGAGACAGATGATGAGTTGATGGAAGAATTTCGTATGAAGCCACTGGATGATGTGAAGGACAAAGAGTTTGAGTCAGATTTTGAGGAGCTGTATCAGACGGATGAGGAGATTGATGATTTGTATAATGCCAAGGAACATGTGACGAAGAAAATGGTGAAGGATGAGTACTTTAACATGGATGACAAGAAATGGGACGAGATGATTAAGGAGGCAATGCAACATGGATTTTTAAAGAACACAAGGAAATGTGAGGAAATTCTGCAGGATATGCTTAGCTGGGATAAGCTTCTTCCAG ATGGCATCAAGGAAAAGGTGGAAAAGAAGTACAATGAGCTGGGGGATATGTGTGAAAGAGGCGAGGTTGAAGCTGGAGAAGCATATAAGCTGTTCAAGCAATTTGAGGATGAGATAGTCATGGAATATGAAAAGAGAATGGAAGCCAAGGGCCCCCCACAATTTGATGAAACTATGATGCCAGACAAGAAAGAAGACTTGGATGACCCACAAGCTGAGGGACCAATTCTTAGGTGGCAAACACGAGTAGTCTTAGCTCCAGGAGGTGATGCATGGCATCCcaaaaacagaaaagtgaaaatggccaTTACTGTCAAAGAGCTTGGTCTTTCAAAACATCAATTTAGACGGTTGAGGGAACTGGTTGGTAAACGATACCATCCAGGTAGAGATGAACTTACAATCACAAGTGAGAG gtttGAACATAGGGAGGAAAACAGAAAAGATTGCCTTAGGACTCTGTTTTCGCTCATTGAGGAAGCTGGGAAAGCTAACAAGTTGGCAGAGGACGCTCGAGCCTCATATGTGAAGCAAAGACTTAAAGCTAATCCAGCTTTTATGGAGAGGTTGCAGGCAAAGATAAGGAAACAAGTATCTAACACCATCTCTGCATGA